A single window of Nocardia sp. NBC_01327 DNA harbors:
- a CDS encoding SDR family NAD(P)-dependent oxidoreductase produces the protein MDLQLQGKRALVTGASSGIGRAIALGLAAEGVAVVVHGRDGDRAKATADAITATGGVAAVALGDLASDATAKEVAVSATTAFGGIDILVNNAGGLGADGWTTAVATDWLALYNTNVASAVRLIHALTPQMREGRWGRVIQIGSAAHPDPLPMRAAYSAAKAALANLTVSLSKELAATGITVNTVSPGPVLVEGWWDFARAFAQGHGLGDDVAAATRMLLDGPLANPSDRLVEPAEIASSVAFLASPLSASINGANLRIDGGLVSTVN, from the coding sequence ATGGACCTACAACTGCAGGGCAAGCGAGCGCTCGTCACCGGAGCATCCAGTGGCATAGGCCGCGCGATCGCGCTCGGATTGGCCGCCGAAGGCGTCGCCGTGGTCGTTCACGGGCGCGACGGCGACCGGGCGAAGGCCACCGCCGACGCCATTACGGCCACCGGCGGCGTGGCGGCCGTCGCACTGGGAGATCTCGCATCCGATGCGACGGCGAAGGAGGTAGCGGTAAGCGCGACAACGGCTTTCGGCGGCATCGACATTCTGGTGAACAATGCCGGCGGCCTCGGCGCGGACGGCTGGACCACCGCCGTCGCCACCGACTGGCTCGCGCTCTACAACACCAATGTCGCTTCCGCGGTGCGGTTGATCCACGCGCTGACGCCGCAGATGCGAGAAGGCCGGTGGGGCAGGGTAATTCAGATCGGCAGCGCGGCGCACCCCGATCCGCTCCCCATGCGGGCGGCCTACAGCGCCGCAAAGGCGGCGCTGGCCAATCTCACCGTCAGTCTGTCGAAGGAATTGGCCGCCACCGGGATTACGGTCAATACCGTCAGCCCCGGCCCGGTCCTGGTCGAGGGCTGGTGGGACTTCGCCCGGGCGTTCGCACAGGGCCACGGTCTGGGCGACGATGTCGCCGCCGCGACTCGAATGCTGCTCGACGGGCCATTGGCCAACCCGTCGGATCGCCTGGTCGAGCCCGCCGAGATCGCGAGTTCGGTGGCCTTCCTCGCCAGTCCGCTCAGCGCGTCCATCAACGGCGCGAATCTGCGCATCGACGGCGGATTGGTCTCGACCGTCAACTGA
- a CDS encoding GGDEF domain-containing protein — protein sequence MGSSAGLLKSWWRDPIDRRWLVHVLESHSVLRWEQWSVGAGGLVMAFVAAATAASPSGPSDTSGRVIFAIIGIGALLWALRWWFGPWPSAKESLILFAAADVSITVGCLQDSNRVYGSLGVILLVVTGSYLTFFHSPKVLAAHALWSVLSVLVLSWHMVTGGGDIFLATAIVLIVMAALVVALPSLQFMFWLVQTESMSDPLTKLINRRGLEFHLSRMFATSDLARICVMIVDLDGFKSVNDRFGHSVGDDVLMRTAQRIQAAATPDLIVSRTGGEEFAVVGLMSAEEAGAAAELFRQSAAAQHTVPVTVSIGVAIGGDGPHPTPQVLLQRADSAMYQAKHDGGNRVVIDEAIRPEARRG from the coding sequence ATGGGTAGCAGTGCGGGATTGTTGAAATCATGGTGGCGGGATCCGATCGATCGCCGCTGGCTGGTGCACGTCCTGGAATCCCATTCGGTGCTGCGCTGGGAGCAGTGGTCCGTCGGCGCGGGCGGACTGGTCATGGCCTTCGTGGCCGCGGCGACGGCGGCCTCGCCCAGCGGCCCCTCCGATACGTCGGGGCGGGTGATCTTCGCCATCATCGGTATCGGCGCACTGCTGTGGGCGCTGCGATGGTGGTTCGGGCCGTGGCCGAGCGCGAAGGAATCGCTGATCCTGTTCGCCGCCGCGGATGTGAGCATCACCGTCGGCTGTCTGCAGGACTCCAATCGCGTATACGGCTCGCTCGGCGTCATTCTGCTGGTGGTCACCGGCTCCTATCTCACCTTCTTCCACAGTCCCAAAGTCCTTGCCGCGCATGCGCTCTGGTCGGTGCTGTCGGTGCTGGTGCTGTCCTGGCATATGGTGACCGGCGGCGGTGACATCTTCCTCGCCACCGCCATCGTGCTGATCGTCATGGCCGCGCTGGTGGTCGCGCTGCCCTCACTGCAGTTCATGTTCTGGCTGGTGCAGACCGAATCGATGTCGGATCCGCTGACGAAGCTGATCAATCGGCGCGGGCTCGAATTCCATTTGAGCAGAATGTTCGCCACCAGTGATCTGGCGCGGATCTGCGTCATGATCGTGGACCTGGACGGTTTCAAAAGCGTCAACGACCGCTTCGGTCATTCGGTGGGCGATGACGTGCTGATGCGGACGGCGCAGCGGATCCAGGCCGCCGCGACCCCCGATTTGATCGTGTCCCGGACCGGTGGTGAGGAATTCGCCGTGGTCGGGTTGATGTCCGCCGAGGAGGCCGGTGCCGCGGCCGAACTGTTCCGCCAATCCGCCGCCGCCCAGCACACCGTGCCGGTGACCGTGAGTATCGGCGTGGCCATCGGCGGCGATGGTCCGCATCCGACACCGCAGGTCCTGCTGCAGCGTGCCGATTCGGCCATGTATCAGGCCAAACATGACGGCGGAAATCGCGTGGTCATCGACGAGGCGATTCGGCCGGAGGCACGGCGCGGCTGA
- a CDS encoding CD225/dispanin family protein, producing the protein MTNPKPESEADTSLTEPISTEPAPDTTEPEPVAPPAFPVRRPPSNVGWAVASLLVFWPLAFSAFTHALNVFPLWSEGDVEGAQHASHRARWLGIVSLCVGGALIVVFGALYLILMIVMIHHGHHHHGFSGGQGPRMRRG; encoded by the coding sequence ATGACGAACCCGAAACCGGAATCGGAAGCAGACACTTCCCTCACCGAGCCGATCAGCACCGAACCCGCACCGGATACCACCGAACCCGAGCCGGTCGCGCCACCCGCGTTCCCCGTGCGGCGCCCGCCGAGCAATGTGGGCTGGGCGGTCGCGTCCCTGCTCGTCTTCTGGCCGCTGGCCTTCTCGGCATTCACCCACGCGCTCAATGTGTTTCCGCTCTGGAGCGAAGGTGATGTGGAGGGCGCGCAGCACGCGTCGCACCGGGCCCGATGGCTCGGCATCGTATCGCTGTGCGTCGGCGGCGCACTGATCGTGGTATTCGGAGCGCTGTATCTGATCCTGATGATCGTGATGATCCATCACGGACACCACCACCACGGCTTCTCCGGCGGACAGGGCCCGCGTATGCGCCGCGGCTGA